GGTCGTATCTGGTGTGGTTATACCTGTCCACAAAGTGTATTTACTTGGGTATTTATGTGGGCTGAAAAAATTACTGAGGGTGATCGCAATAAGCGGATGAAATTAGATAAAGCCGAAATGGGCATTAGTAAATTTCGCCGCAAGTTTCTTAAACATACGCTTTGGTTAATGATCTCCTTAGCCACAGGAATTACCTTTGTTGGCTATTTCACCCCCATTAATACGCTGGTGATTGATCTAGTTTCAGGGGCAGCTAACTCCTGGGCTTATTTTTGGGTCGGCTTTTTCACCTTGGCCACTTATGGCAATGCAGGCTGGTTACGGGAACAAGTTTGTATTTATATGTGTCCTTACGCGCGCTTCCAAAGTGTGATGTTTGATGAAAACACCTTAATTGTCTCCTATGACCCTAACCGGGGAGAAACCCGAGGCCCTAGAAAACGCGACAGCGACTATAAAACCAAAGGTTTGGGTGACTGTATTGACTGTCAAATGTGTGTGCAGGTTTGTCCCACGGGGATAGACATTCGCGATGGCCTGCAATATGAGTGTATTGGTTGTGCCGCTTGTATTGATGCCTGCGATAACATCATGGAAAAAATGAATTATCCCAAAGGGCTAATTCGCTATACCACTGAGAATAGTCTAGCCGGTAAAGCCACCAAAATTCTTCGACCAAGTTTATTGGGTTACTTATCTGCCCTGTTAATAATTAGTGGTTTTTTCAGCTATACCTTACTCACCCGAGTGCCTGTGACGCTGGAAATTTCCCGTGACCGCAACACCCTTTACAATGAAACTAGCCGTGGCACCATTGAAAATGTCTATATGCTGAAAATTGGCAATATGGATCAGCACGACCATCCTTTTAAAGTAACAGTGAGTGGTATTCCCGGAATAAAACTATCAGAGGAAACCAAAGTCATCGTCCCTACTGGTGAAGTCAAAATGGTACCTGTACGACTGGAGCTAAGCCCTGATAAAATCACCAGTCGCAATATGACTTTTAGCTTTAAAATAGTTTCCCAAGATAGCGAACACTTGGCTGCTACACAGGAAAGTCGTTTTATTGCACCTACCGACCCCGTTAGATTGAAGTAATTGATATGCAGACAATAGATCAGCCAGAACAACCCGAAAAACAAGCAGCTAACCCTTGGTATAAAGAGTTTTGGTTCTGGTTTATCATAGCCATTCCATTGCTTGCTATTGCTTCTGGGATTGCCATGATCACCGTTTCAATCAATGGTGCCGACACCTTAGTACGAGATAATTATTACAAAGATGGGCTGGCCATTCGTAATGACTTATCCCGTGACTATAAAGCGAAAGATTTACAATTGGCTGCCACTATCAAAGTGGATAATTTAACTGGCGATATTAGCATTCAACTAACTGGTGAATTAGCTCAATACCCTACCCAACTTAGCTTAAGTCTGGTTTCCCCAACTATCCCAGATGATGACCAGTCGCTACTTATGCAGCATATTACCAAAGGTCACTATGTTGGCCAGCTAAAACAAAAGGTAATGGGCAAGCGTTACATTCAACTAGAAACAATCCCTGCTGAGCGAGATCAATACACTGACAATGACTGGCGACTAATTTCTGAGTGGTATCTCAGTAATGAGCAAGAGTCCATTAGTTTAGGTAGCACTAAAGCCTCTGCCACAAGCGAAACTAATTAAGACGTTGGTATTTAGCTGTGTCTCAACTCACTGCCTGCTATCATTGTGGCACTTCTATCACTGGTGCCATTGAGTTTTTCGCCTCAATTAATGGTGAACAACAGCCCATGTGCTGTCCCGCCTGCGAGACAGTAGCCGAAGCTATTGATCAAGGTGGGCTGAGCCAGTATTACCAATATCGCACTAACAAAGCTGCCAAAGCTGAGGCCAACACCTCGCAATTTCAAGTCTATGATGAGCCTGCTCTGCAAGAAACCTTCGTTAAAACCCAGACTAATGGCCTAAAAACGGCTTTACTCCTACTAGAAAATATACACTGTGCTGCTTGTATCTGGTTAATAGAACACCACTTACAACAGCTCTCCGCAGTTAAGCAGGCAACAGTCAACTTTACGCAGCATCAGCTACAACTCACTTGGGATCCCAGTATTAGCTCATTAAGTGAGTTGATGTCTGCATTACAACAAATTGGCTATCCCCCTCTGCCCTATCACCCTAACCAGCAGCAAGCCTTAATGGCCAGAAAACAGCGAAAAATGATTCGTCAACTAGCAGTGGCTGGAATTGGCGCAATGCAGGTGATGATGTATGCAGTAGCGTTATATGCTGGTGCACTACAAGGCATTGCCGATCTGCACCAATGGTTTTTACGCTGGGTCAGTTTTATTGTGGCGACACCTGTAGTGTTTTATTCAGCCAAGCCCTTTTTCCAAGCCGCCTGGCGCGACCTTAACACTCGTCAGCTCAGCATGGATGTGCCCATTGCTTTGGCCATTGGTGGGGCCTATGCAGCAAGCAGTTGGGCCATGCTAACCAATAGTGGCGAAGTCTATTTTGACTCGGTATGTATGTTTACCTTCTTTCTGCTGCTAGGAAGGTTTGTTGAGTTCAGTGCCCGCCAGCGAGCTCATCTCAGTGGTTATCGGCTGAATCAACTATTGCCTGATCAAGTAACCATTATCAGCAACGGTAAAGAAGCCATTATCCCATTAACCCTGCTTAAACCAGCTGACACTCTTCTGGTCAAGCCTGGTGCAACCGTCCCAGCTGATGGAATTATTCAAGCAGGTCAAACCACGATTAACGAAGCTGCACTTACTGGCGAGTTTTTACCAGAGCCCCGTCAAATAGGTGATCAGGTGATTGCGGGTAGCATTAATGTTGATCAGCCCATTCAGGTAAAGGTCATGAATACAGGGCCTGAGACTCAGCTAGCCTGTATTGAGCAGCTGTTAACCCAAGCCCAACAGGATAAGCCCCCCATTGCCTTACTAGCCAACAAAGTCGCCCATTACTTTGTAGCAGGGGTACTGGTTATTGCCAGCTTAGTGTTTTTGAGCTGGTGGCAATTCGCCCCAGAAAATGCGCTATGGATTACTTTATCCGTGCTAGTGGTGACCTGCCCCTGCGCTTTATCATTGGCAACGCCAACTGCTTTAACGGCTGCCACCTATGCTTTGCAACAACAAGGTTTTCTAATTACCAAAGGGCATTTACTGGAAGGCCTAACCACTATCAACCATGTTGTGTTTGATAAAACCGGCACGCTCACCTCTGGGCAGTTCAGTCTTATTCAGGTAGTACCGATTGTTGATATCAGTATTGATCAAGCTACTAAACTAGCAACATCTTTAGAAACACACTCTGAACACCCAATAGCCAAAGCCTTCCCTGCTACGCCTTCTTATCAAGCTGAACATATTGAGAATACTCCTGGCCAGGGCATTAGTGGCTCAATTAATGATGCAGTTTACCGTATTGGAATTACTAGCTATGCCTGGCCGAATAGAACTATTTCACCACCAACCACAAATGGCCATTGGCTGTTATTAGCCAACACCGAACAGCCGATAGCCTGGTTTGAAGTCAGTGATAGTTTGCGTGTAGATGCCACCGACACAGTAGCAGCTTTACTGCAACAAGGGTTCAAGCTGTCGTTACTAACGGGGGATCGCTCTGTCCAAGCAGCCAATACAGCTCAAGCATTAGGCATTCAAAACCTTCAGCAAGGAGCCTCTCCGGAAGATAAACTGGCTTATATTAAGGTATTGCAAAGTCAAGGTGATAAGGTATTAATGGTAGGAGATGGGGTAAACGATGCTCCTGTGCTTGCTACGGCGGATGTTTCTATTGCCATGGGCTCAGCAACTGATTTAGCGAAAACCTCTGCCGATGGGGTTTTACTCAATGGTAAACTTGCCACGTTACTACTTGCCTTCACTAAGGCACAGAAAACCCAGCAAATTATTCGTGGCAATTTAATCTGGGCACTTACTTATAATTTAGTGGCACTACCTTTAGCGGCTCTAGGGTTGATCCCACCCTGGGCGGCAGCTATAGGGATGACCAGTAGTTCGTTAGTTGTGGTGCTGAATGCTTTAAGGTTAAATACGAAACTGACTACACCATCCCCCAAAATCGCTCCCCAAGTAACCTGGAATAGTCAGCACTCCCACAAAACCAAAGCAGGCATGTGATTATGGAATCAATTTATTTACTTATTCCCATTGCCTTATTGTTTGTTGCCATCGGCGTGTGGATTTTTTTCTGGGCAGTGGATAGTGGCCAGTTTGACGACTTAGAAAGCCCAGCCCACAGTATTTTGTTTGATGATGAACCTCGCTCTAACCCTCAACAACAAGAGGACAATCAGCCCTCATCAGAAAATAGCAAACAGCCCACGTCTGATTCTGATAAGCAGCAATGAGTATTGAGTTAACCCAACTAACCAGCGCTTTTCTACTGGGCTTACTGGGTGGAGCCCACTGTTTAGGCATGTGTGGAGGGATTATGGCAGCGATAAGCCTCCACTTACCAGAACAGAAAAAACTACCGGTGCTACTGAGTTATAACACTGGGCGTATCACCAGCTATACCTTAGCAGGCATGTTAGTGGGCAGTTTAGGTTGGTCTATTCAACAGCTTGGCCCTACTGCCAATCAAGGGCTCCGATGGATAGCTGGAATTTTATTGATTTTAATGGCCTGCTATATCGCTAACTGGTGGAAAGCACTGACCTGGATAGAGAAGGCGGGACAGCACCTATGGCGACACATTCAGCCGTTAACCAAACCCTTTTTACCTGCATCTACTGTTAAACAAGGGTTTTGTTTAGGCATTTTATGGGGTTGGCTACCCTGTGGCTTAATTTACAGTGCCCTCACCTGGTCAGCGGCCAGTGGCAATACCCTAAATGGCGGGTTGCTGATGTTGGGGTTTGGCTTAGGCACTCTCCCCACGGTTCTCGCTACAGGCTTTTTTGCTGATGTATTAAAGCAGTTTATTGCTCACCATCTCACCCGCACCATTGCGGCAATTATTATGATTGGCTTTGGGTTATGGACCATTCCTGGCCCCCACCAAACGCTGTTAATGCCAAGCCATGAGAGTCATGCCCATCATCATTAAATACTGAAAGCAAAAGCTAGTAGATATTGGGTAATAGTGAATTATATTGAGCCCTATACCTGCTATTCAGACAGGCCTTTGACCCACGTCAATTCTTTTCAGCCCTACCACTTTACACTGTTAATCTGCATCAACAGAAACAGGTCAAATTTATGTTAGGACCTCTTAAGTGGCAGTCCTCGCTCATCGAGCGATACAATCAGCAAGGCCCACGTTATACCTCATACCCAACAGCCGTCGAGTTTTCAGAGGCGTTTGCCCCTGAACACTATTTACAGGCACTTGCTAAAATTAAGCAGCAACAAACACCACTTTCGCTTTATGTTCATGTCCCCTTTTGCGCCAGTGTTTGTTATTACTGTGGCTGCAATAAAATAATTACCAAAAACCGGCAAAAAGCCCTGCCCTACTTAGCTGCTATAGAAAAAGAAATTCAATTAGTTTCTAAACAGCTGGGCTGTAAGCCCATTGTTGAGCAACTCCACTGGGGCGGTGGTACCCCCACCTTCTTAACACACGAACAAACCATTCAACTCTTTAAATTACTGGAACAGCACTTTCAGCTAGCAGATGATTTTGATGGGGATTATTCAATTGAAATTGATCCAAGAGAAGCGGACTGGCCAACCATGGGACTGCTCCGCTCACTAGGATTTAATAGAATTAGTTTGGGTATTCAGGACTTTAACCCAACAGTACAAAAAGCCGTTAACCGATTACAGTCTGAAGCAGAAACCGAAGCTATTTTTGAAGCAGCTCGAGCCTTAATGTTTAAGTCCATTAATGTGGATTTAATTTATGGCCTACCTTTCCAAACTACTAAGAGTTTTCTCGAAACACTGGATAAAGTGGTTCAACTCGCCCCTGACCGGCTGTCAATATTTAATTACGCCCATTTGCCTCACCGTTTTAAACCACAACGACGGATTAAAGCTGAAAATTTACCTTCAGCTAAAGAAAAGCTCAGTATTTTGCAGCACACTATTGAGCACTTACAGGCAGCTGGTTATCACTACATTGGTATGGATCATTTTGCACTACCTGACGACAAGCTGGCTATTGCCCAAAATAAAGGCGAGTTACATCGTAATTTCCAAGGCTACACCACCCATGGCCACTGCAGCTTAATTGGGCTGGGGGTATCCTCCATTAGTCAGCTAGGAGATAATTACTGTCAGAACCATACATCAGTAGAAGACTATATCCAGTCGCTGGAAAAACATAACCAGTTGCCTATTAAGCGTGGAATCCAATTAAACCAGGATGATTTACTCAGACGGTCAATTATTCAACAGTTAATCTGCCACTTTCATGTTGACTTGGCTAAATATTGTCAGCCATTAAATATTAATTGGCATAGTTATTTTCAAGATGAACTAACTCAGTTACACCCCATGGCAAGCGATGGTTTGGTCACTATTGATGATAGCAAGATTACTATCACTGATAGCGGCAGATTGTTAGTGAGAAATATTTGCATGGTTTTTGATAGCTACTTAGCCAAGAACCAACCAAGCAACTTATTTTCTAAAGTGATTTAGTTGCATCAATAATTAGCTTGTCGCTAACAGGGTGCGCCCCTACAATAAATCAAAATGTATCCGTTAGCATGGAATACCCACTTCTAGCGTTTGAGGCCTCAGCATAACAATGATTGCAAAAGTAAAACCCATTAACCAAGTCGCCTGCAAAGATTGTATACTCAGCACTCTTTGCCTGCCTATTGCGTTAAAAATAGAAGATATTGATACGCTGGATAGCATTATCAAACGAGGCAAACCATTACGCAAAGGTGAACACTTATTTTTCCAGGGTGACTCTTTTCACTCAATTTATGCTGTCCGCTCTGGAGCCCTAAAAACTTACACCACCACTGATGATGGTATTGAACAAATTACCGGCTTTCAGTTACCCAGTGAGCTGGTTGGTCTTAGTGGTCTTGATGATGAGCACTACCCAGTGTCAGCCCAAGCAGTGGAAACCACTATGGTTTGTGAGATTCCCTTCGAGAAGCTGGATGAGCTAGCCAGTACCCTACCTGAGCTACGACGTAAATTAATGCAAATTATGAGTAAGGAAATTCGGGAAGATCAGCAAATGATGTTATTGCTCAGCAAAAAGACTGCTGACGAACGCATTGCAACATTCCTACTCAACTTAGCAGCTCGCTTCCGTCGACGCGGTTTTTCCTCACAAGCCTTTAGACTCCCTATGTCTCGCAATGAAATGGGTAATTATCTAGGCCTAGCAGTTGAAACTGTCAGCCGGGTCTTCACGCGTTTCCAAAAAAATGGCTTAATCGATGCGAATGGTAAGGAAATTCAAATTAAGGACTCCATGGCTATCTGCTCCTTAGCCGGAGGTAAGTCTGTTGATCAACCCAATGGAACCAATGACTCACTAGTAGGTTAATTTCATCAGCACACTAAGGCTTCCGCGAAAAGTTATCAGGTGATCAGTTAAATATCCTATACTGCCAATTTGCGGCAGCCTGCAAGGGCAGCGTCGATACACCATCATATGGAAAACAACAATGATTTTTGATGAGTACTATATCAAGTCACTGATCCGCAATATTACTGACTGGCCTACCCCAGGTGTTGTATTTCGCGATATTACCCCATTGTATCAGTCTCCCAAAGCACAGCGGATGGTAGTTGATAGCTTTATTCAACGCTATGTTGATGCTGAAATTACTCATATTGGCGCCATGGAAGCACGAGGCTTTTTACTGGGTTCTGTTATTGCCTATGAATTAAACAAGCCTTTGGTGCTATTTCGAAAACAAGGCAAGCTTCCAACCAAAACCATCGCTGAAGAATATGACATTGAATATGGCAAAGCAGTTTTGGAAGTTCAAGAAGATGCTTTTGGCAATGATGCCAGCATCCTCTTAGTTGATGATTTGATTGCCACCGGGGGTACCCTGCTTGCCGCCGCCGCCTTAACCCGTCGATTGGGAGGGAGTGTCTACGAAGCAGCTGCTATTGTTGACTTACCTGACTTAGGAGGCAGTCAAAAGCTTCAAGACTCTGATATTCCTATCTATACACTTTGTGCTTTTGCTAAAGATTAACCGTTTACCCAGTGCCCTTCTTTGCTTATTAACTGGGTGCTGGGTTATTTCTAAATGTCCTTCTTCGCCATTTAAATGACATTAGTGTCAGCTATTTGATCAAATTGCAAGTTGATTTACTGCACAGGCCTTTATTTCATTATTATATCTGTATTAAGACAGGCAATAATAACCGCTACTTTTGCAACAAATCAGTTTCAAAAAAAACGGATTTTTAGCTTCTTTTCTTGTAAAGCAAACCAATAACTTGAATATTTCAGTCTAAACTAACCGTAGAATATAAAATAAACCTGCTTTTTAAAATGAATATAATGATGCAAGCAGGTTGAGTAGGCCCATTCTGGTCAAAAAAATGCATCAAAGACTAATAGGAATAAATGTAGGGAAAATGAGAGTTGAGTGATGGGCATTTGTGCAGAAGAACTTAGACATTATGTAGTTCAACCAACGTTAAGGCAGTTACAAGTCAAACATTGTTTAGCCGAAAATTTGCTAATGGGGACAGCCGCTCAA
This genomic interval from Spartinivicinus ruber contains the following:
- the hemN gene encoding oxygen-independent coproporphyrinogen III oxidase — encoded protein: MLGPLKWQSSLIERYNQQGPRYTSYPTAVEFSEAFAPEHYLQALAKIKQQQTPLSLYVHVPFCASVCYYCGCNKIITKNRQKALPYLAAIEKEIQLVSKQLGCKPIVEQLHWGGGTPTFLTHEQTIQLFKLLEQHFQLADDFDGDYSIEIDPREADWPTMGLLRSLGFNRISLGIQDFNPTVQKAVNRLQSEAETEAIFEAARALMFKSINVDLIYGLPFQTTKSFLETLDKVVQLAPDRLSIFNYAHLPHRFKPQRRIKAENLPSAKEKLSILQHTIEHLQAAGYHYIGMDHFALPDDKLAIAQNKGELHRNFQGYTTHGHCSLIGLGVSSISQLGDNYCQNHTSVEDYIQSLEKHNQLPIKRGIQLNQDDLLRRSIIQQLICHFHVDLAKYCQPLNINWHSYFQDELTQLHPMASDGLVTIDDSKITITDSGRLLVRNICMVFDSYLAKNQPSNLFSKVI
- the ccoG gene encoding cytochrome c oxidase accessory protein CcoG, yielding MSTSPINEVKPDKSELIEVVDLYQKREKVYTRAFKGVYRNLRIIGGAFLFILYFGTVWIPWGDRQAILFDLPARQFHIFSVTFWPQDMILLSSLLIICAFGLFFITVLAGRIWCGYTCPQSVFTWVFMWAEKITEGDRNKRMKLDKAEMGISKFRRKFLKHTLWLMISLATGITFVGYFTPINTLVIDLVSGAANSWAYFWVGFFTLATYGNAGWLREQVCIYMCPYARFQSVMFDENTLIVSYDPNRGETRGPRKRDSDYKTKGLGDCIDCQMCVQVCPTGIDIRDGLQYECIGCAACIDACDNIMEKMNYPKGLIRYTTENSLAGKATKILRPSLLGYLSALLIISGFFSYTLLTRVPVTLEISRDRNTLYNETSRGTIENVYMLKIGNMDQHDHPFKVTVSGIPGIKLSEETKVIVPTGEVKMVPVRLELSPDKITSRNMTFSFKIVSQDSEHLAATQESRFIAPTDPVRLK
- a CDS encoding FixH family protein: MQTIDQPEQPEKQAANPWYKEFWFWFIIAIPLLAIASGIAMITVSINGADTLVRDNYYKDGLAIRNDLSRDYKAKDLQLAATIKVDNLTGDISIQLTGELAQYPTQLSLSLVSPTIPDDDQSLLMQHITKGHYVGQLKQKVMGKRYIQLETIPAERDQYTDNDWRLISEWYLSNEQESISLGSTKASATSETN
- a CDS encoding heavy metal translocating P-type ATPase, yielding MSQLTACYHCGTSITGAIEFFASINGEQQPMCCPACETVAEAIDQGGLSQYYQYRTNKAAKAEANTSQFQVYDEPALQETFVKTQTNGLKTALLLLENIHCAACIWLIEHHLQQLSAVKQATVNFTQHQLQLTWDPSISSLSELMSALQQIGYPPLPYHPNQQQALMARKQRKMIRQLAVAGIGAMQVMMYAVALYAGALQGIADLHQWFLRWVSFIVATPVVFYSAKPFFQAAWRDLNTRQLSMDVPIALAIGGAYAASSWAMLTNSGEVYFDSVCMFTFFLLLGRFVEFSARQRAHLSGYRLNQLLPDQVTIISNGKEAIIPLTLLKPADTLLVKPGATVPADGIIQAGQTTINEAALTGEFLPEPRQIGDQVIAGSINVDQPIQVKVMNTGPETQLACIEQLLTQAQQDKPPIALLANKVAHYFVAGVLVIASLVFLSWWQFAPENALWITLSVLVVTCPCALSLATPTALTAATYALQQQGFLITKGHLLEGLTTINHVVFDKTGTLTSGQFSLIQVVPIVDISIDQATKLATSLETHSEHPIAKAFPATPSYQAEHIENTPGQGISGSINDAVYRIGITSYAWPNRTISPPTTNGHWLLLANTEQPIAWFEVSDSLRVDATDTVAALLQQGFKLSLLTGDRSVQAANTAQALGIQNLQQGASPEDKLAYIKVLQSQGDKVLMVGDGVNDAPVLATADVSIAMGSATDLAKTSADGVLLNGKLATLLLAFTKAQKTQQIIRGNLIWALTYNLVALPLAALGLIPPWAAAIGMTSSSLVVVLNALRLNTKLTTPSPKIAPQVTWNSQHSHKTKAGM
- a CDS encoding sulfite exporter TauE/SafE family protein, which translates into the protein MSIELTQLTSAFLLGLLGGAHCLGMCGGIMAAISLHLPEQKKLPVLLSYNTGRITSYTLAGMLVGSLGWSIQQLGPTANQGLRWIAGILLILMACYIANWWKALTWIEKAGQHLWRHIQPLTKPFLPASTVKQGFCLGILWGWLPCGLIYSALTWSAASGNTLNGGLLMLGFGLGTLPTVLATGFFADVLKQFIAHHLTRTIAAIIMIGFGLWTIPGPHQTLLMPSHESHAHHH
- a CDS encoding adenine phosphoribosyltransferase, with product MIFDEYYIKSLIRNITDWPTPGVVFRDITPLYQSPKAQRMVVDSFIQRYVDAEITHIGAMEARGFLLGSVIAYELNKPLVLFRKQGKLPTKTIAEEYDIEYGKAVLEVQEDAFGNDASILLVDDLIATGGTLLAAAALTRRLGGSVYEAAAIVDLPDLGGSQKLQDSDIPIYTLCAFAKD
- the fnr gene encoding fumarate/nitrate reduction transcriptional regulator Fnr, with translation MIAKVKPINQVACKDCILSTLCLPIALKIEDIDTLDSIIKRGKPLRKGEHLFFQGDSFHSIYAVRSGALKTYTTTDDGIEQITGFQLPSELVGLSGLDDEHYPVSAQAVETTMVCEIPFEKLDELASTLPELRRKLMQIMSKEIREDQQMMLLLSKKTADERIATFLLNLAARFRRRGFSSQAFRLPMSRNEMGNYLGLAVETVSRVFTRFQKNGLIDANGKEIQIKDSMAICSLAGGKSVDQPNGTNDSLVG
- the ccoS gene encoding cbb3-type cytochrome oxidase assembly protein CcoS; the protein is MESIYLLIPIALLFVAIGVWIFFWAVDSGQFDDLESPAHSILFDDEPRSNPQQQEDNQPSSENSKQPTSDSDKQQ